GCTGGATTGGAAACTCGTTTGGCAGCTTTGTTGCAGGGGACTCGATCACTCTCAACAAATCCAGGTTGGTGTATGCTCATTTTTGTGTCAATGTCACTATTAACAAGGCTCTCCCAAAATTTATCTCCCTaaaatcaaaatggggaaaatggtcccaggcTATTGTGTACGAAAATGCCACCTTGTATTGCCAGAAATGCAATAACCAGGGGCATTCATATATTGATTGTAAAGCCCTCGTGGTTGCGGAACCCAAGCTAAAAAATAAAGCCATCTGGGCCGAACCCATTAATCCTAGTGACCCATCATCCTTGGCTCCCCTTGAGTTGACTATTGTGAATGAAATTTCTGATGATTACCCACACATAGACAAGATCCTTGAGATCTTAAAACCCCCAACAGACCCAGTCAAAAACTCAATCTTTCCCCTGGAAGAGGGGGAGATAGCCCTCAACTCAACTTTGGCCAAGCCTCTTTTGACTGAAAATAGCTTACCCACCTCTTCAACCCCTCTCTCCCCTGTAACAGGGGATAGAGATGAGCACCCTGGAAATTCCCTGGTAACTCCGCTGAAAGTGTCCCCCTCGGGCTCCCCCCagatggataatgaagaatggataacccagAAGAAGAAAGTCAATGCCAAGAAAGCATATGTGGGGGGTAACGAAAACAAAGTAGGCAGACCCTCAGAAAGAGTTCTGAGG
The nucleotide sequence above comes from Cryptomeria japonica chromosome 11, Sugi_1.0, whole genome shotgun sequence. Encoded proteins:
- the LOC131860131 gene encoding uncharacterized protein LOC131860131 translates to MDKIASSLHLAIVGRFFSFRPSIDMVRRWTKSRWKLKGSLEVSAISRGLFLFKFNTNEDLIYVLSGSWAYGKHFLTMAKWKPGFDPSAELNRMAPVWVRLPGLPLELWDEQIFCWIGNSFGSFVAGDSITLNKSRLVYAHFCVNVTINKALPKFISLKSKWGKWSQAIVYENATLYCQKCNNQGHSYIDCKALVVAEPKLKNKAIWAEPINPSDPSSLAPLELTIVNEISDDYPHIDKILEILKPPTDPVKNSIFPLEEGEIALNSTLAKPLLTENSLPTSSTPLSPVTGDRDEHPGNSLVTPLKVSPSGSPQMDNEEWITQKKKVNAKKAYVGGNENKVGRPSERVLRHKVMARDIAKCRQLTLDGLNKSKK